Proteins encoded together in one Chitinophaga sp. LS1 window:
- a CDS encoding PQQ-dependent sugar dehydrogenase → MKKNLLTIFILVFLYASAAFGQLPSAFVLKQLSGNNINEATALAHAPDGRIFIAERGGNVKVYQNGTVSIVHFVSTTTANEQGLLGITLHPQFATNGQFYIFYTNAASTVHYLDRVTINAANQITDTTRIMEFDPIINGFHNGGAILFKDNYLYVAIGESNSPAEATKLDTYRGKILRLTADGQPAPGNPYYNTPNASRQQRSIWAIGMRNPWKMALDPVSGKIFVVNVGGNYEEIDDVTAPDSTKHYNYGWDGKGQSGPEQPDSTIAPVFAYPHDGWGCAITSGVFFNPTNTRYPAEYKNRFYFSDWCADWFRSVDATNPGAGATTFSTTNFRSVLGTSVGLDGNIYFVYYGTNGSLYRLEYDTTQLPVIVNQPQSQAIVTGDPVEFSVTSSGALPLTYQWQKNGVNISGATADTFVIAAVAASDSANYRCIVSNSAGRDTSDNAKLTILPFNARPVPHITAPLSTLTWNVGDTVHFAATATDAEDGTIPASKYQWEVRFYHQDGANNQHYHPGPAVPNGVTAGTFVADNGGETSPNVWLRIMLTVSDSQGRTGVDSIDIIPNKVNITAAANIAGLQLILGAQNTAPFTKTLVVNTPISLEAVTPQVLNGKYYEFASWSNGGAAAQTIRVPAKDSTFTANYALGANLQNPYFATPTAIPGKIEIENFDLGGEGIAYHDNSTGNAGNQYRTTEDVDLENCSEGGYNIGYVAAGEWLEYTIDVTTAAQYTLSVRVANPGAAKTMHVELDGQNISGNITVPATGGFQAWQTVSITTPVLTKGVKVLRVSLDATDFNVNYLTFALAGSVEGPVVSLSAPANNTTFSAGDNIEIAAAVTDSTGTVMNVEFYQGSTKIGEDADAPYTFTWTSVPAGTYSLTAKATDNAGLTATSIPVGITVSNGGSANLALNKNVVVSGNENAVTMPGSAAVDGDLNTRWSSAFEDPSSIYVDLGARYNISEVKITWENAKGKDYLVQVADTIGNWHTVKNITGNNDLINDHTGLTATGRYVQIYGTARTTGYGYSIFELEVYGNSAARVANYNAAPQKAFKIYPNPAYNYLNISGITSDGLFTIVNVASGQTSSLRSEGGKIDVSGLTPGTYIIQFKDGEKKINRKFIKL, encoded by the coding sequence ATGAAGAAAAACCTACTCACCATTTTTATATTGGTGTTTCTCTATGCCAGTGCTGCCTTTGGTCAACTGCCATCGGCATTTGTACTCAAACAGCTCTCGGGCAACAACATCAATGAAGCCACTGCTTTGGCCCATGCGCCTGATGGCCGTATCTTTATCGCCGAACGTGGCGGTAATGTAAAAGTCTATCAAAACGGTACTGTCTCCATCGTACATTTTGTATCGACGACTACTGCCAATGAACAGGGGCTGTTAGGCATCACACTGCATCCGCAGTTTGCCACCAACGGCCAGTTCTACATCTTCTACACCAATGCTGCCAGCACCGTGCACTACCTGGACCGCGTGACGATCAACGCCGCCAACCAGATCACTGACACGACCCGCATCATGGAATTCGATCCTATCATCAATGGTTTTCACAATGGTGGCGCCATCCTGTTCAAAGACAATTATTTGTATGTCGCCATCGGAGAAAGTAATTCTCCTGCGGAAGCAACCAAACTGGATACCTATCGTGGAAAGATCCTGCGTCTCACCGCCGATGGTCAGCCTGCTCCCGGCAATCCTTATTACAACACACCCAATGCTTCGCGCCAGCAAAGAAGCATCTGGGCCATCGGTATGCGCAACCCATGGAAAATGGCACTGGACCCGGTATCCGGCAAGATATTCGTTGTCAATGTAGGCGGTAACTATGAAGAAATTGACGATGTCACTGCACCGGATTCTACCAAACATTATAACTATGGATGGGATGGCAAAGGCCAGTCAGGTCCTGAACAACCTGATTCTACCATCGCACCTGTATTCGCTTATCCGCATGATGGATGGGGTTGTGCCATTACCTCTGGTGTATTCTTCAACCCAACTAACACCAGGTACCCTGCCGAATACAAGAATCGTTTTTATTTCTCCGACTGGTGTGCTGATTGGTTCAGGAGTGTAGATGCGACCAATCCCGGGGCCGGCGCAACGACCTTCTCTACTACCAATTTCAGAAGTGTATTGGGCACGAGCGTAGGTCTGGATGGTAATATTTATTTTGTATACTACGGCACGAACGGATCATTGTACCGGTTGGAATATGATACGACACAATTACCAGTGATCGTGAATCAGCCGCAAAGCCAGGCTATTGTAACGGGCGATCCTGTTGAATTCTCCGTTACCTCTTCGGGTGCATTGCCATTAACTTATCAATGGCAAAAGAATGGTGTGAACATCTCCGGTGCTACGGCAGATACTTTTGTGATTGCAGCAGTAGCCGCTTCCGATTCAGCCAATTATCGTTGTATTGTAAGCAACAGTGCAGGCAGGGATACCAGTGATAACGCAAAACTCACTATACTGCCATTCAATGCACGCCCGGTGCCACACATTACTGCACCACTCTCTACACTCACCTGGAATGTAGGCGATACCGTTCACTTTGCAGCTACTGCCACCGATGCAGAAGATGGCACTATACCTGCCAGCAAATACCAGTGGGAAGTACGTTTCTATCACCAGGATGGTGCGAACAATCAGCACTATCACCCGGGTCCCGCCGTACCAAATGGTGTAACTGCCGGTACTTTTGTGGCCGACAATGGTGGGGAAACTTCTCCGAATGTATGGTTACGCATCATGCTCACCGTGAGTGATTCACAAGGTCGTACCGGTGTAGATTCAATAGATATCATTCCAAATAAAGTAAACATCACCGCAGCTGCTAACATCGCAGGATTACAACTCATTCTCGGTGCACAGAACACTGCGCCATTTACAAAGACACTCGTCGTCAATACACCGATCTCCCTGGAAGCGGTTACGCCACAGGTATTAAACGGCAAGTACTATGAATTCGCATCCTGGAGCAATGGGGGTGCTGCGGCTCAGACGATCCGTGTGCCTGCAAAGGATAGCACCTTTACAGCAAACTATGCCCTTGGTGCAAATCTGCAAAATCCTTATTTCGCGACTCCTACGGCTATTCCCGGCAAGATCGAAATTGAAAACTTCGACCTCGGTGGCGAAGGCATTGCTTACCATGACAACTCTACCGGCAATGCAGGTAATCAATACCGCACAACTGAAGATGTAGATCTTGAAAACTGCTCCGAAGGTGGTTATAACATTGGCTATGTGGCAGCTGGAGAGTGGTTGGAATATACGATAGATGTGACGACTGCTGCGCAATACACATTGTCTGTTCGCGTAGCCAATCCCGGCGCTGCCAAGACGATGCACGTAGAACTGGATGGCCAGAACATCTCCGGCAATATTACCGTACCTGCTACTGGTGGTTTTCAGGCATGGCAAACGGTATCCATCACCACACCTGTACTGACCAAAGGTGTGAAAGTACTGCGCGTATCGCTGGATGCCACAGACTTCAATGTGAACTACCTCACCTTTGCACTGGCAGGTAGCGTAGAAGGTCCTGTAGTGAGCCTGAGTGCGCCTGCAAACAATACCACCTTCTCCGCAGGCGATAACATTGAAATAGCAGCTGCAGTCACAGATTCTACCGGCACAGTCATGAATGTAGAATTCTACCAGGGTAGTACAAAAATAGGAGAGGATGCTGATGCGCCTTATACCTTTACCTGGACCAGTGTGCCTGCCGGTACATACTCTCTCACCGCCAAAGCGACTGACAATGCGGGTCTTACGGCTACTTCCATCCCGGTGGGTATCACCGTCAGCAATGGTGGCAGCGCTAACCTGGCACTGAATAAAAACGTAGTGGTATCCGGCAATGAAAACGCCGTGACCATGCCTGGTTCAGCAGCAGTGGATGGCGACCTGAATACCCGCTGGTCCAGCGCCTTCGAAGATCCTTCCTCGATCTATGTAGACCTGGGAGCAAGGTATAATATCAGCGAAGTGAAGATCACCTGGGAAAATGCCAAAGGCAAAGACTACCTCGTACAGGTGGCGGACACCATTGGCAACTGGCATACCGTAAAAAACATTACAGGCAATAACGATCTCATAAATGACCACACCGGTTTGACAGCTACAGGTCGTTACGTGCAGATTTACGGTACCGCCAGAACTACGGGCTATGGTTACTCAATTTTCGAACTGGAAGTCTACGGCAACAGTGCTGCCAGGGTAGCCAATTACAACGCTGCTCCTCAGAAGGCGTTTAAGATCTATCCCAACCCAGCATATAATTACCTTAATATCAGTGGAATAACCAGCGACGGTCTCTTTACCATCGTGAACGTAGCCAGCGGACAAACCAGTTCCCTGCGTTCTGAAGGTGGTAAGATCGACGTGAGCGGATTGACGCCGGGTACTTATATCATACAGTTTAAAGACGGTGAAAAGAAGATAAACAGGAAATTTATTAAATTGTAG